The following coding sequences lie in one Streptomyces venezuelae genomic window:
- a CDS encoding transcriptional regulator, translated as MTPTAQELLRTTAARLAPDPDRNPVVPRVADGRAELRTIALLALEQRHVIPSDRHSFQHLARRAAESKDLESAAFFETLADGESLARERLDPLFEACGVSRSEAATYEPHPGCQAYPAYVAWLALNGEPADVVLALTANFAAWGQSCATVARGLRDHYGFDDEACGFFDLFAEPAPDLDRQALAAVRAGIDRDRVTTAHLRFGRLIAHYEEMFWTTLAERESGADGGR; from the coding sequence ATGACTCCGACGGCACAAGAACTCCTGCGGACCACGGCTGCCCGCCTCGCCCCCGACCCGGACAGGAACCCGGTCGTGCCGCGCGTCGCCGACGGCCGGGCGGAGCTGCGGACCATCGCGCTGCTGGCGCTGGAGCAGCGGCACGTGATCCCCTCGGACCGGCATTCGTTCCAGCATCTGGCCCGGCGGGCCGCCGAGTCGAAGGACCTGGAATCGGCCGCCTTCTTCGAGACCCTCGCCGACGGGGAGAGCCTCGCGAGGGAGCGGCTCGACCCGCTGTTCGAAGCGTGCGGGGTGAGCAGGTCCGAGGCGGCGACGTACGAACCGCACCCCGGCTGTCAGGCGTACCCGGCGTACGTCGCCTGGCTCGCCCTGAACGGCGAACCCGCCGACGTCGTCCTCGCGCTCACCGCCAACTTCGCAGCCTGGGGCCAGTCCTGCGCCACGGTCGCCCGCGGACTGCGCGACCACTACGGCTTCGACGACGAGGCGTGCGGGTTCTTCGACCTGTTCGCGGAGCCCGCCCCGGACCTCGACCGGCAGGCACTCGCCGCGGTACGGGCGGGCATCGACCGGGACCGTGTCACGACGGCCCATCTGCGGTTCGGCCGGCTCATCGCGCACTACGAGGAGATGTTCTGGACGACGCTCGCGGAGCGCGAGAGCGGGGCCGACGGGGGCCGCTGA
- a CDS encoding M56 family metallopeptidase: protein MGVFVFLPLVLPLTAWPIARLAEQHLHPRTATRLLTAVAGVMALCSTLCLALLMVVGTAQLPGNPLPDGWSDPEVRAAVPYDEVAGKAAIPALLVVCAACVRTLWRHARVRRRGRRALAGLRGGSVAVVADEASYAYALPSRRGGRVVVTTGMLSRLAAPERRALFAHERAHLSARHHRHLLVTQLAARANPFLRPLRTSVAFAAERWADEAAARAVRDRRVVARAIGKAALVSRSTPAPTLAGLAAPGPVPRRVAALLAPAPAAATRPSVFTGVGLALWSAAFGTAVSAMSSANAAVTMVLILRAATPL from the coding sequence ATGGGCGTCTTCGTCTTTCTGCCGCTCGTGCTGCCGCTGACCGCGTGGCCGATCGCCCGCCTCGCCGAGCAGCACCTCCACCCGCGCACCGCGACACGGCTGCTCACCGCCGTCGCCGGGGTGATGGCGCTGTGCAGCACGCTCTGCCTCGCCCTGCTGATGGTCGTCGGCACCGCCCAACTGCCCGGCAATCCGCTGCCGGACGGGTGGTCCGACCCCGAGGTGCGCGCGGCCGTCCCCTATGACGAGGTGGCGGGGAAGGCCGCGATCCCCGCACTGCTCGTCGTGTGCGCGGCCTGCGTACGCACGCTCTGGCGGCACGCCAGGGTGCGCCGTCGCGGGCGCCGCGCCCTGGCGGGGCTGCGCGGCGGCTCCGTCGCGGTCGTCGCCGACGAGGCGTCGTACGCCTACGCCCTGCCCTCGCGCCGCGGCGGCCGTGTCGTCGTCACCACCGGGATGCTGTCCCGGCTCGCCGCCCCCGAGCGCCGCGCGCTGTTCGCCCACGAGCGGGCGCATCTGTCGGCGCGGCATCACCGGCATCTGCTCGTCACGCAGCTCGCCGCCCGCGCCAACCCGTTCCTGCGGCCGCTGCGCACCTCCGTCGCCTTCGCCGCCGAGCGCTGGGCCGACGAGGCGGCGGCCCGCGCGGTGCGGGACCGGCGGGTCGTCGCCCGCGCCATCGGCAAGGCCGCGCTGGTCTCGCGGAGCACGCCCGCGCCGACCCTGGCGGGGCTCGCGGCGCCGGGTCCCGTGCCGCGCCGCGTCGCCGCGCTCCTCGCCCCGGCTCCGGCCGCCGCCACCCGGCCGTCCGTGTTCACGGGGGTCGGGCTCGCCCTGTGGTCCGCCGCGTTCGGCACCGCCGTGTCCGCGATGTCGTCGGCGAACGCAGCGGTCACGATGGTCCTGATCCTGCGGGCGGCCACGCCGCTCTGA
- a CDS encoding CoA-binding protein, which produces MYGDDETVRRILTELGDTWAVVGLSNNRDRAAFRVASVLQHFGKRVVPVHPKAETVHGEQGYASLSAVPFPVDVVDVFVNSSLAGQVADDAVAVGARAVWFQLGVLDEAAYDRTRAAGLDMVMDRCPAIEIPRLG; this is translated from the coding sequence ATGTACGGCGACGACGAGACGGTGCGCAGGATCCTGACGGAGCTCGGCGACACCTGGGCCGTCGTGGGACTGTCGAACAACCGCGACCGGGCGGCGTTCCGCGTCGCGTCGGTCCTGCAGCACTTCGGCAAGCGCGTGGTGCCGGTCCACCCCAAGGCCGAGACGGTCCACGGCGAGCAGGGGTACGCGTCCCTGTCCGCCGTGCCGTTCCCGGTCGACGTGGTGGACGTCTTCGTGAACAGCTCACTGGCGGGCCAGGTCGCCGACGACGCGGTCGCCGTCGGTGCGCGGGCGGTCTGGTTCCAGCTGGGCGTGCTCGACGAGGCGGCGTACGACAGGACGCGCGCCGCGGGCCTGGACATGGTCATGGACCGCTGCCCGGCCATCGAGATCCCGCGCCTGGGCTGA
- a CDS encoding PucR family transcriptional regulator, with translation MAGHGIPEAYLDGYDRILAAAAATGRRLTRDELESRRALGERAAEAGLGLRALVGAHLSATRTHWPAAGDASTDRVLAAVEQAVDALAEGYERAQRLAVRQQEAARREFIDDLLHGRSDLGRLAERAERFGLRLSYEHAVAVAQGPCGYEEGDAVPREVESALVGRFGARSILLTTKEGRLVCIAPGDQGEVLAFFAKHAYAAIDGARVVIGRPQPGPGGVVQSYEEALNALDLAERLELDGPVLHAADLLVYPVLTRDRQAMADLVVHTLGPLRQARGGAQPLIDTLTAFFDSGCVAAEAARRLSLSVRALTYRLERIHRLTGANPADPVHRYTLQTAVIGARLLDWPDQPF, from the coding sequence ATGGCAGGGCACGGCATACCCGAGGCCTATCTCGACGGCTATGACCGCATCCTGGCTGCCGCGGCGGCGACCGGGCGGCGGCTGACCCGGGATGAGCTGGAGTCGCGGCGCGCGCTGGGGGAGCGGGCGGCGGAGGCGGGGCTCGGGCTGCGGGCGCTGGTGGGCGCGCACCTCTCGGCGACCCGGACGCACTGGCCCGCCGCCGGGGACGCCTCCACCGACCGTGTCCTGGCCGCCGTCGAGCAGGCCGTGGACGCCCTCGCCGAAGGGTATGAGCGGGCGCAGCGCCTGGCGGTCCGCCAGCAGGAGGCCGCCCGGCGGGAGTTCATCGACGACCTGCTCCACGGACGCAGCGACCTCGGCAGGCTCGCCGAACGTGCCGAACGCTTCGGGCTGCGCCTCTCCTACGAACACGCGGTCGCCGTCGCCCAGGGCCCGTGCGGCTACGAGGAGGGGGACGCCGTGCCGCGCGAGGTGGAGAGCGCCCTCGTCGGCCGGTTCGGCGCCCGCAGCATCCTGCTCACGACGAAGGAGGGCCGGCTGGTCTGCATCGCCCCCGGCGACCAGGGCGAGGTCCTCGCCTTCTTCGCCAAGCACGCGTACGCCGCCATCGACGGCGCCCGCGTCGTCATCGGCCGCCCGCAACCGGGCCCGGGCGGTGTCGTCCAGTCGTACGAGGAAGCGCTCAACGCCCTGGACCTGGCGGAGCGCCTGGAGCTCGACGGGCCCGTGCTGCACGCCGCCGACCTGTTGGTCTACCCGGTGCTGACCCGAGACCGGCAGGCCATGGCCGATCTGGTGGTCCATACGCTCGGCCCGCTGCGGCAGGCCCGCGGCGGCGCGCAGCCCCTCATCGACACGCTCACCGCGTTCTTCGACTCGGGCTGTGTCGCGGCGGAGGCGGCGCGCCGTCTCTCGTTGAGCGTGCGCGCCCTCACGTACCGCCTGGAGCGCATCCACAGGCTCACCGGGGCCAACCCGGCCGACCCCGTGCACCGCTACACGCTCCAGACCGCCGTGATCGGCGCCCGCCTGCTCGACTGGCCCGACCAGCCGTTCTAG
- a CDS encoding nitroreductase family deazaflavin-dependent oxidoreductase: MPLTGEYEPGTWDWASKQAELYESSGGTEGTTMQDKPVILLTSVGARSGKLRKNPLMRVEHAGEYAVVASKGGDPAHPSWYHNLVAHPHVELQDGPVKKDYRARLASGEERRLWWERAVAVWPQYDEYQTKTDREIPLFVLTPFEP, from the coding sequence GTGCCTCTGACTGGTGAATACGAGCCCGGGACGTGGGACTGGGCGAGCAAGCAGGCCGAACTGTACGAGAGCTCCGGCGGGACGGAGGGGACGACCATGCAGGACAAGCCGGTCATCCTGCTCACGTCGGTCGGCGCCAGGAGCGGAAAGCTCCGCAAGAACCCCCTGATGCGCGTCGAGCACGCGGGGGAGTACGCCGTCGTCGCCTCGAAGGGCGGCGACCCCGCACACCCCTCCTGGTACCACAACCTGGTCGCGCACCCGCACGTGGAACTGCAGGACGGCCCGGTGAAGAAGGACTACCGCGCCCGGCTCGCGTCGGGCGAGGAACGCCGCCTCTGGTGGGAGCGTGCGGTGGCGGTCTGGCCGCAGTACGACGAGTACCAGACCAAGACGGACCGGGAGATCCCGCTCTTCGTCCTGACACCGTTCGAGCCCTGA
- a CDS encoding amidohydrolase: MTEATLVFLGAVRTGGDTTAATTASALAVRDGRVLALGDEARALARTADEVVDMGDGLLMAAFGDGHAHPLFGGLESFGPQIKELDSVDAIVAEVGRWARRHPEAQWIVGASYDPALAPDGEFDARWLDAAVSDRPVVLRAHDYHTVWCNTEALRRAGVTEATPEPRLGWIVRRPDGTPLGTLREWHACDLVLDQVPARDEDELVEAIRRAGHAYARAGITWVQDAWVEPEMADAYLAAVRRGALALRVDLAQRADPDRWRAQRAPFAATRTRVAAEGGELLTARTVKYFSDGVVEGGTAAMLAPYLDAPHSCGMPVWEPSALAEAVRAFDADGFQTHIHAIGDAGVRAALDAVESAIAANPAWDRRPVITHVQIVDPADLPRFAELGVIANFEPLWAQPDPLQTELSIPRIGAERAALQYPMGELARRGVRISFGSDWPVSSHIPLEGIQVAVTRRTFTGEPAGGWLPHQRLTVDQALTAATSGVAHQAGADDRLALAPGAPADLVLLSADPRAADLMEIRHARVLGTWLAGRPTYRDRDEGRSPEVI; this comes from the coding sequence ATGACGGAAGCGACTCTCGTCTTCCTCGGCGCGGTCCGCACCGGAGGCGACACCACAGCCGCCACCACCGCCTCCGCCCTCGCCGTCCGCGACGGCCGCGTCCTCGCGCTCGGCGACGAGGCCCGCGCCCTCGCCCGCACGGCCGACGAAGTCGTCGACATGGGCGACGGACTGCTGATGGCGGCCTTCGGAGACGGGCACGCCCACCCGCTCTTCGGCGGCCTGGAGAGTTTCGGGCCGCAGATCAAGGAGCTGGACTCCGTCGACGCGATCGTCGCCGAGGTCGGCCGGTGGGCGCGGCGGCACCCGGAGGCGCAGTGGATCGTCGGCGCCTCCTACGACCCGGCGCTCGCGCCCGACGGCGAGTTCGACGCCCGCTGGCTGGACGCCGCGGTGTCCGACCGGCCCGTCGTCCTGCGAGCCCACGACTACCACACCGTGTGGTGCAACACGGAGGCGCTGCGCAGGGCAGGGGTCACGGAGGCGACTCCGGAGCCGCGGCTCGGCTGGATCGTGCGCCGCCCGGACGGCACCCCGCTCGGCACCCTGCGCGAATGGCACGCCTGCGACCTCGTGCTCGACCAGGTGCCCGCGCGGGACGAGGACGAGCTCGTGGAGGCGATCCGGCGCGCCGGGCACGCGTACGCGCGCGCGGGCATCACCTGGGTCCAGGACGCCTGGGTGGAACCGGAGATGGCCGACGCCTACCTCGCCGCCGTCCGGCGCGGGGCCCTCGCCCTCCGCGTCGACCTGGCCCAGCGCGCCGACCCCGACCGCTGGCGCGCGCAGCGCGCACCGTTCGCGGCGACCCGCACGCGCGTGGCGGCCGAGGGCGGGGAACTGCTGACCGCGCGGACGGTGAAGTACTTCAGCGACGGCGTCGTCGAGGGCGGCACCGCCGCCATGCTCGCCCCCTACCTGGACGCCCCGCACAGCTGCGGCATGCCGGTGTGGGAGCCGAGCGCCCTCGCCGAGGCCGTGCGGGCCTTCGACGCCGACGGCTTCCAGACGCACATCCACGCCATCGGGGACGCCGGGGTACGCGCGGCGCTGGACGCCGTCGAGTCCGCGATCGCCGCCAACCCGGCCTGGGACCGGCGCCCGGTGATCACCCACGTCCAGATCGTCGACCCCGCCGACCTGCCGCGCTTCGCCGAGCTCGGCGTCATAGCCAACTTCGAGCCCCTGTGGGCGCAGCCGGACCCGCTCCAGACCGAGCTGTCCATCCCGCGCATCGGCGCGGAGCGGGCCGCGCTGCAGTACCCGATGGGGGAGCTGGCGCGGCGCGGCGTACGGATCTCCTTCGGCAGCGACTGGCCGGTCAGCTCGCACATACCGCTGGAGGGCATCCAAGTCGCCGTCACCAGGCGTACGTTCACGGGCGAGCCCGCCGGAGGCTGGCTTCCGCACCAGCGGCTCACCGTCGACCAGGCGCTGACGGCCGCCACGTCCGGCGTCGCCCACCAGGCGGGCGCCGACGACCGCCTCGCCCTGGCCCCGGGCGCCCCCGCCGACCTGGTCCTGCTCTCCGCCGACCCGCGCGCGGCCGACCTGATGGAGATCCGCCACGCGCGCGTGCTCGGCACGTGGCTGGCGGGCCGGCCCACGTACAGGGACCGCGACGAGGGACGGTCGCCGGAGGTCATCTGA
- a CDS encoding tellurite resistance TerB family protein: MALWDRVKESASTMQTQLMAKKNDLKSGAFRDASMAMCALVAAADGTVDPSERQRVAQLIGTNEVLQNFPADDLRRRFDEYVDKLTADFAFGKVSVLQEVAKAKKKPAEARAVIQIGIVIGGADGDFDKDEQAVVREACFALELPPHEFDL; the protein is encoded by the coding sequence ATGGCTCTGTGGGACCGCGTCAAGGAATCCGCATCGACGATGCAGACCCAGCTGATGGCGAAGAAGAACGACCTGAAGAGCGGAGCCTTCCGCGACGCGAGCATGGCGATGTGCGCACTGGTGGCGGCGGCCGACGGCACCGTCGACCCGTCCGAGCGCCAGCGTGTCGCGCAGTTGATCGGCACGAACGAAGTGCTGCAGAACTTCCCCGCGGACGACCTGCGCCGCCGCTTCGACGAGTACGTGGACAAGCTGACCGCCGACTTCGCGTTCGGCAAGGTGAGCGTGCTCCAGGAGGTCGCCAAGGCGAAGAAGAAGCCGGCCGAGGCCCGCGCGGTGATCCAGATCGGCATCGTCATCGGCGGCGCCGACGGCGACTTCGACAAGGACGAGCAGGCCGTCGTGCGCGAGGCGTGCTTCGCGCTGGAGCTGCCGCCGCACGAGTTCGACCTCTAG
- a CDS encoding VWA domain-containing protein, producing MTAPSASPAVPPAVPPDGITGRVTGLVKTLRSHGLRIGPGETVDAAAALEALGLADRERVREGLAAALLHRESQRAVFDPVFDLYFPAGVGAPIRGDGDRDALRERLVAALAADDQALLAQLAGEAVDGFGQYGSSGRGEGSGGGDGWSSYQTLSRLRPETLLARVLAALRTQSTADQTAFTDRLLADEVRRRIEGFRARVRTEARRRVAERRGTEEIARRAVATTADRVDFLLAGRGQLDELRRAVRPLARKLATRLAARRRRAAHGSIDLRRTLRGSLSTGGVPMRPVLRRRRPARPELVLLCDVSGSVAGFANFTMLLVQALHDQFSEVRVFAFVNRVDEVTGLLARGGADPAGLGARILGEATVTGWHGSSDYGTSLGEFAERYVDAIGPRSTVFVLGDARTNMSDPNLPALRHIAARARRVYWLNPEGRGQWSTGDSAAHAYAELVDMHECRNARQLSALIARLLPV from the coding sequence GTGACGGCGCCGTCCGCCTCCCCCGCCGTTCCCCCCGCCGTTCCGCCCGACGGGATCACCGGTCGCGTCACCGGGCTGGTCAAGACCCTCCGGTCGCACGGGCTGCGCATCGGCCCCGGCGAGACCGTCGACGCCGCGGCCGCCCTGGAGGCGCTCGGTCTCGCCGACCGGGAGCGGGTCAGGGAAGGGCTCGCCGCCGCGCTGCTCCATCGCGAGAGCCAGCGTGCGGTGTTCGACCCCGTCTTCGATCTGTACTTCCCGGCGGGCGTCGGCGCGCCGATACGCGGTGACGGCGACCGGGACGCGCTGCGCGAACGGCTCGTCGCCGCGCTCGCCGCGGACGACCAGGCCCTCCTCGCACAGCTGGCGGGTGAGGCGGTGGACGGCTTCGGCCAGTACGGCTCATCCGGCCGAGGAGAGGGCTCCGGCGGAGGCGACGGCTGGTCCTCGTACCAGACGCTGAGCAGGCTGCGGCCGGAGACGCTGCTCGCGCGCGTCCTCGCCGCCCTCCGCACACAATCCACCGCCGACCAGACCGCGTTCACCGACCGCCTGCTCGCCGACGAGGTACGGCGCCGCATCGAGGGTTTCCGTGCGCGCGTACGGACCGAGGCGCGCCGCCGGGTCGCCGAGCGGCGCGGCACGGAGGAGATCGCCCGCCGCGCCGTGGCCACCACCGCCGACCGCGTCGATTTCCTCCTCGCGGGCCGGGGACAGCTGGACGAACTGCGTCGGGCGGTGCGTCCACTCGCCCGTAAGCTCGCCACCCGCCTCGCCGCCCGGCGCCGCAGGGCCGCGCACGGCAGCATCGACCTGCGCCGCACCCTGCGCGGTTCGCTGTCGACAGGCGGTGTGCCGATGCGTCCCGTGCTGCGGCGCCGCCGTCCCGCACGCCCCGAACTGGTCCTGCTCTGCGACGTGTCCGGATCGGTCGCCGGCTTCGCGAACTTCACGATGCTGCTGGTCCAGGCGCTGCATGACCAGTTCAGCGAGGTGCGGGTGTTCGCCTTCGTCAACCGGGTCGACGAGGTGACGGGACTGCTGGCGCGCGGGGGCGCCGACCCGGCGGGCCTCGGGGCCCGCATCCTGGGCGAGGCGACGGTGACGGGGTGGCACGGCAGCAGCGACTACGGCACGTCCCTGGGCGAATTCGCGGAACGGTACGTCGACGCGATCGGCCCGCGCTCCACGGTCTTCGTCCTCGGCGACGCCCGCACGAACATGAGCGACCCCAACCTCCCCGCCCTGCGGCACATCGCCGCGCGGGCCCGCCGGGTGTACTGGCTCAATCCGGAGGGTCGCGGTCAGTGGTCGACCGGGGACTCGGCGGCGCACGCGTACGCCGAACTCGTCGACATGCACGAGTGCCGCAACGCGCGGCAGCTGAGCGCGCTGATCGCGCGCCTGCTCCCGGTCTGA
- a CDS encoding TerD family protein, which translates to MGVSLAKGGNVSLSKEAPGLTAVVVGLGWDVRTTTGTDYDLDASALLCDESGKVVSDQHFVFYNNLTSPDGSVEHTGDNLTGEGEGDDEAVKVNLAQVPADISKIVFPVSIHDAENRGQSFGQVRNAFIRVVNQADNVEIARYDLSEDASTETAMVFGELYRHGAEWKFRAVGQGYASGLRGIASDFGVNV; encoded by the coding sequence GTGGGAGTTTCGCTGGCCAAGGGCGGCAACGTCTCGCTCAGCAAGGAGGCCCCCGGCCTCACCGCCGTCGTGGTCGGCCTGGGCTGGGACGTGCGCACCACGACCGGCACGGACTATGACCTCGACGCCAGCGCCCTGCTCTGCGACGAGTCGGGCAAGGTCGTCTCCGACCAGCACTTCGTCTTCTACAACAACCTGACGAGCCCGGACGGCTCGGTCGAGCACACCGGTGACAACCTCACCGGTGAGGGCGAGGGCGACGACGAGGCCGTGAAGGTGAACCTCGCGCAGGTGCCCGCCGACATCTCGAAGATCGTCTTCCCGGTGTCGATCCACGACGCCGAGAACCGCGGCCAGAGCTTCGGCCAGGTCCGCAACGCGTTCATCCGCGTGGTGAACCAGGCGGACAACGTGGAGATCGCGCGCTACGACCTGTCGGAGGACGCCTCCACGGAGACCGCCATGGTCTTCGGCGAGCTCTACCGGCACGGTGCAGAGTGGAAATTCCGCGCGGTCGGCCAGGGTTACGCCAGTGGGCTGCGCGGCATCGCGTCGGACTTCGGCGTGAACGTCTGA
- a CDS encoding BlaI/MecI/CopY family transcriptional regulator, with the protein MTHDDQHDAHGGRDAHGARQPRLRRRAQGELESQVLAALHTARGPVSAAWVQERIGGDLAYTTVMTILTRLLAKDAVTRERAGRSFAWTPASDEAGLAAFRMRKVLDGESDREAVLASFVTTLTPDDEQLLRDLLGQAGAEADD; encoded by the coding sequence ATGACGCACGATGACCAGCACGACGCGCACGGCGGGCGCGACGCGCACGGCGCACGGCAGCCGCGGCTGCGCCGACGCGCGCAGGGCGAGCTGGAGTCGCAGGTGCTCGCCGCCCTGCACACCGCGCGCGGACCCGTCAGCGCGGCCTGGGTGCAGGAGCGGATCGGCGGAGACCTCGCGTACACCACCGTCATGACGATCCTGACCCGTCTCCTCGCGAAGGACGCCGTCACCCGCGAGCGCGCGGGCCGCTCCTTCGCGTGGACGCCCGCGTCGGACGAGGCCGGGCTCGCTGCCTTCCGCATGCGCAAGGTGCTCGACGGCGAGAGCGACCGCGAGGCCGTGCTCGCCAGCTTCGTCACGACGCTCACCCCCGACGACGAGCAACTCCTGCGCGACCTGCTCGGGCAGGCCGGCGCCGAGGCCGACGACTGA
- a CDS encoding AAA family ATPase, translating to MTTGYFTSVDDVAARLATTGYLASPAVATTVFLADRLGKPLLVEGPAGVGKTELAKAVAAVAGARLVRLQCYEGVDESRALYEWNHAKQLLRITAGRDESWDETRTDIFGEEFLLSRPLLTAIRGAEPKVLLIDETDKADVEVEGLLLEVLSDFQVTVPELGTISAERRPFVVLTSNASRELSEALRRRCLFLHIGFPEEELERRIVRMKVPGLDEALAASVVRVIGALRAMDLRKVPSVAETIDWARTLLALGADTLDETVVSDSLGVVLKHQDDVLKAAAKLDLDAV from the coding sequence ATGACGACCGGGTACTTCACGTCCGTCGACGACGTCGCCGCGCGCCTGGCCACCACCGGATATCTGGCCTCGCCCGCCGTCGCCACCACCGTGTTCCTCGCGGACCGGCTCGGGAAGCCCCTGCTGGTGGAGGGTCCCGCGGGGGTCGGCAAGACGGAGCTGGCGAAGGCCGTCGCCGCGGTCGCCGGCGCGCGCCTCGTGCGGCTCCAGTGCTACGAGGGCGTCGATGAGTCCCGCGCCCTGTACGAGTGGAACCACGCCAAGCAGCTGCTGCGCATCACCGCGGGGCGCGACGAGTCGTGGGACGAGACCCGCACCGACATCTTCGGCGAGGAGTTCCTGCTCTCCCGGCCGTTGCTGACCGCGATCCGCGGCGCCGAGCCGAAGGTCCTCCTGATCGACGAGACGGACAAGGCCGACGTCGAGGTCGAGGGGCTCCTCCTCGAGGTCCTCAGCGACTTCCAGGTCACGGTGCCGGAGCTGGGCACGATCAGTGCCGAGCGCCGCCCGTTCGTCGTCCTCACCTCCAACGCGAGCCGCGAGCTGTCCGAGGCGCTGCGCCGCCGCTGCCTCTTCCTCCACATCGGCTTTCCCGAGGAGGAGTTGGAGCGTCGCATCGTCCGGATGAAGGTGCCCGGTCTCGACGAGGCGCTCGCCGCCTCCGTGGTGCGGGTGATCGGCGCGCTGCGCGCGATGGACCTGCGGAAGGTGCCGTCGGTCGCGGAGACCATCGACTGGGCGCGGACACTGCTGGCGCTCGGCGCGGACACTCTGGACGAGACCGTCGTGAGCGACAGCCTCGGTGTCGTGCTGAAGCACCAGGACGACGTGCTGAAGGCCGCGGCCAAGCTGGATCTGGACGCGGTGTGA
- a CDS encoding APC family permease: protein MTAPTSSRPVSSAPGGADRLSGGAIGTGDLVFFVVAAAAPLTVMAGVAPIAIGMAGDAAPLGYLLSGLLLVVFAAGFTAMSRFVRNAGAFYAYIGRGLGRPMGAGSAYVALVAYNAIEVGLLAAFGWFTESGFEDLTGVRVAWWIWATAGLVAIGVLGYLRVTLSAKILGVALVLEVLVLLVFEAGVLAHGGGPRGLDYGTLSPAGLGEPGVGGMFVLTIGAFIGFEATAIYAEEARRPERTVPRATYVAVAFLALFYTFTVWMIINAYGSDRARSVASGDGGADMVFSATERFAGAWAADSMHVLIITSAFAATLAFHNGAARYFYALGREGLLPARLGTVSPKTRAPAVAVLTQSAVALAVIVVTVLGGADPYTVTFLWSSGTGILGVMLLQALAALAVYGFFRRDRRGVPPWRVVAAPLLACAGLAVMIVLVCADLDLLTGASRSVNVALIAPLPVMFVVGAGVALRLRRRTPAAYERLTTVDAERA from the coding sequence GTGACCGCACCCACCTCCTCCAGACCCGTCTCCTCCGCGCCCGGCGGCGCCGACCGCCTCAGCGGCGGCGCCATCGGCACCGGCGACCTCGTGTTCTTCGTCGTGGCGGCCGCCGCCCCGCTCACCGTGATGGCGGGCGTGGCCCCCATCGCCATCGGCATGGCGGGCGACGCGGCGCCGCTCGGCTACCTCCTCTCCGGACTGCTCCTCGTCGTCTTCGCCGCCGGGTTCACGGCCATGAGCCGGTTCGTGCGCAACGCCGGCGCGTTCTACGCGTACATCGGACGGGGGCTCGGGCGGCCGATGGGAGCCGGGTCCGCGTACGTCGCCCTCGTCGCCTACAACGCCATCGAGGTCGGACTGCTCGCCGCCTTCGGCTGGTTCACCGAATCCGGTTTCGAGGACCTCACCGGTGTCCGCGTGGCCTGGTGGATCTGGGCGACGGCGGGTCTCGTCGCCATCGGCGTGCTCGGCTACCTCCGGGTCACGCTCAGCGCCAAGATCCTCGGTGTCGCGCTCGTCCTGGAAGTCCTCGTGCTCCTCGTCTTCGAAGCGGGCGTTCTCGCGCACGGCGGGGGCCCGCGGGGACTCGACTACGGCACGCTCTCGCCCGCCGGCCTCGGGGAGCCGGGCGTCGGCGGCATGTTCGTCCTGACCATAGGCGCGTTCATCGGCTTCGAGGCGACGGCGATCTACGCGGAGGAGGCGCGGCGGCCCGAGCGGACGGTGCCCCGTGCCACCTACGTGGCGGTGGCGTTCCTCGCCCTCTTCTACACCTTCACCGTCTGGATGATCATCAACGCGTACGGATCCGACCGCGCCCGGTCCGTCGCCTCCGGGGACGGCGGCGCCGACATGGTGTTCTCCGCCACCGAACGGTTCGCCGGTGCCTGGGCCGCGGACTCCATGCACGTGCTGATCATCACCAGCGCCTTCGCCGCCACGCTGGCCTTCCACAACGGCGCCGCCCGCTACTTCTACGCCCTGGGCAGGGAAGGTCTGCTGCCCGCCCGGCTCGGCACGGTGTCGCCGAAGACGCGGGCGCCCGCCGTCGCGGTGCTCACGCAGTCGGCCGTCGCGCTCGCCGTCATCGTCGTGACGGTGCTCGGCGGAGCCGATCCGTACACGGTCACCTTCTTGTGGAGCAGCGGCACCGGCATCCTCGGCGTGATGCTGCTCCAGGCACTCGCGGCGCTCGCGGTGTACGGGTTCTTCCGCCGCGACCGGCGCGGCGTGCCGCCCTGGCGCGTGGTCGCCGCGCCGCTGCTGGCCTGCGCGGGGCTCGCCGTCATGATCGTCCTCGTCTGCGCCGACCTCGACCTGCTCACCGGGGCGTCCAGAAGCGTCAACGTGGCGCTGATCGCTCCGCTGCCGGTGATGTTCGTGGTGGGGGCGGGGGTGGCGCTGCGGCTGAGGCGGCGGACGCCGGCGGCGTACGAGCGGCTGACGACGGTGGACGCGGAACGCGCCTGA